One Mycolicibacterium rufum genomic window, CGCAGGATGTCGCGCGCGAACACCCGTAGCCGCCGCGCGCAATGGAAAGCGGAGGCCACGGGTCTCGTCGGCGTCACCGTCGCAGGTCAGGCCCACAAGGTGCCGCGGCGCCTGCTCAAGGCCGCCCGTCTCGGCCTGATCGACCTCGACCGCCGCTAACCGCGACGCCGCGTAGAGCAAACGCTCAGGTTCAACGCGGCGCGCCTCTCAGCACTCTCTCAGACACGGGGTTGAGACTGTGGCGGTGCGGATACTTGTCGTCGATGACGATCGCGCTGTGCGCGAATCCCTGCGCCGATCCCTGTCCTTCAACGGATACTCGGTCGAACTGGCGCAGGACGGCCGCGAAGCGCTGGATCGGATAGCCAGTGACCGCCCGGATGCGGTGGTCCTCGATGTGATGATGCCGCGCCTCGACGGGCTCGAGGTGTGCCGTCAACTGCGCAGCACAGGTGATGACCTACCGATTCTGGTGCTGACGGCCCGTGACTCGGTATCCGAGCGGGTCGCCGGACTCGATGCGGGGGCCGACGACTACCTGCCCAAGCCGTTCGCGCTCGAGGAGTTGCTCGCGCGGATGCGGGCGTTGCTGCGCCGGACCAGCCCGGAGGATGCGGGCGAGTCCGCTGCGATGACGTTCGCCGATCTGTCTCTGGATCCCGTTACCCGCGAGGTCACCCGCGGCGACCGGCCGATCAGCCTGACCCGCACCGAGTTCGCGCTGTTGGAGATGCTGATCGCCAACCCGCGCCGGGTGCTGACACGCAGCCGCATCCTCGAGGAGGTGTGGGGCTTCGACTTCCCGACATCGGGCAACGCTCTCGAGGTCTATGTCGGGTATCTGCGGCGCAAGACCGAGGCCGAGGGCGAGCCGCGGCTCATCCACACCGTGCGCGGTGTGGGCTACGTACTGCGCGAGACCCCGCCCTGATGCAGCCCCACCCGGATGCCGCGTGGCCGGGTCAGCCGCCTCCGGGCCTCCACCCGACCGGCAGCTCGGTGTCCCTGCGCTGGCGGGTGATGCTGCTGGCCATGTCGATGGTGCTGATGGCTGTGATTCTGATGGGGGTGGCCGTCTACGCGGTGGTGTCGCGGGCGCTGTACGACGACATCGATACCCAGCTGATGAAACGCGCGCAGCTGCTGATGGATAGCGGAGCGCTGCAGATCGATCCCGGCAAGGCCGTCGAGGGCACCGCGTATTCCGACATGAATGCCATGCTGGTGATCCCCGGCCGTGCTGGGTATCAGACGCCGAATCGAATCCCCATCGGGGCCCCCGAAAAAGACGTGATTGCCGGCAACCTGGCGATGTCGCGTCGCACTGTCAGTCATCAGCGGGTGCTGGCGCTGCACTTCACGGACGGCTCGTCGCTGCTCCTCTCGAAGAGCTTGGACCCCACCGGCGAGGTGCTCAAGCGGACGAGCAACGTTCTTCTCGTGGTCGGCGGAATCGGCGTGGCGATCGCCGCGATCGCGGGCGGGATGGTGGCCAGTGCCGGTCTCCGTCCTGTCGGCCGATTGACCCAGGCGGCCGAACGCGTCGCCCGCACCGACGATCTACGGCCGATCCCGGTGGTCGGGCACGACGAGCTCGCCCGGCTCACCGAGGCGTTCAACATGATGCTGCGCGCCCTGGCCGAATCACGGGAGCGGCAAGCCAGATTGGTGACCGACGCCGGGCACGAACTCCGCACACCGCTGACGTCCCTGCGCACCAACGTCGAACTGCTGATGGCATCGATGAAGCCGGGCGCACCGCGCATCCCCGAGGGCGAGATGGCCGACCTGCAGACCGATGTGATGGGCCAGATCGAGGAATTGTCCACTCTCGTGGGCGATCTCGTCGACCTCACCCGTGAGGACGCCGGCCGCGTCGTGCACGAGACCGTGGAATTCGCCGACGTGATCGATCGGTCGCTGGAGCGAGTCCGGCGGCGCCGCAACGACATCGAGTTCGACGTCGCCATCACGCCGTGGCAGGTCTACGGCGATGCCGCGGGGCTGGGCCGCGCCGTGCTCAACCTCCTCGACAACGCGGCCAAGTGGAGTCCTGCGGGCGGCCGGGTCGGCGTCCGGCTCTCACAGGTCGACAACGGGCACGCGGCGCTCGTCGTCTCCGACATGGGTCCCGGAATCCCGCCGCACGAACGCGATCTCGTCTTCGAGCGGTTCTATCGGTCCGACGCCGCGCGGGCGATGCCGGGATCGGGCCTGGGCCTGGCCATCGTCGCGCAGGTGATCTCCAAACACGGCGGCACGCTGACGGTGACCGACACCGTGCCGGGCGGTCAGCCGCCGGGCACATCGATGCACGTCGTGCTTCCGGGCCGCCCCTCGGTGCCGCCTCCGGATGCGACACGCGGCGACCGATCCCCGCGCTGACGCTCTCGGCCAGCGACGATGGAACACGTGACCAGGCCGAACTCTGGGGGTGTACCGATGCATCTCTCAGGGCATTCTCAGTACGGCTGGGCACTGTAGAGACCACGCCATTCGTTGTAGACACAACAGACCTACTCGAGGAAGACACCGCAGCGACATGACCAACGACCCGAGGTACTCACCGGCTCCGCAGCCGGGTCACCAGCCCGGAATGCAGGGCCAGGTGCCCCACGGTCAGGTCGGTCCTCAGCGCTCCGGTTCCTATGAACAGCAGGGTGCCTGGGACTGGCGTTACGCGACCGAGCAGCAGCGTCAGGCCTACCGGTCGCCGTACGACCCCTATCCGGGTGCGCCGATGCCGGGCCAGTACCCACGCCCGGGCATGCCGCCCGTCGCGCCGCAGCCGCGTAAGCGTTCGCGCGCAACGGGATTGGCGGTCGGCGCGGTGGCGATCGCGATCGTCTCCGCGGGCGTCGGCGGCGGTGTCGCGACGCTGGTGCACCCGGACCATCGGCTGGGCGGCATCAGCGCGTCGGGCGCGGCGCCCAGTGTGCCCGCGGCCAGCGTTCCCAACGGGTCCGTCGAGCAGGTCGCCGCGAAGGTCGTGCCCAGCGTCGTCAAGCTCGAGGTGAACGAGGGCCGGCAGTCCGAGGAGGGGTCCGGGGTGATCCTGTCGACCGACGGCCTCATTCTGACCAACAACCATGTGGTCGCGGCCGCAGCCGGAACCACCGGCGGCCCCGCGGGCCCGGAGACCAAGGTGACCTTCTCCGACGGCAAGACCGCGCCGTTCGACATCATCGGCACCGATCCCGGCAGTGACATCGCCGTGGTGCGGGCCAAGAACGTCTCCGGTCTGACGCCGATCGCGATCGGTTCGTCGGCGAACCTGCGCGTCGGACAGGACGTCGTCGCGGTCGGGTCGCCGCTCGGCCTCGAGGGCACCGTGACAACCGGCATCATCAGCGCGCTCAACCGCCCGGTCGCCGCCGGCGGCGACGCCCAGAACCAGAACACCGTGCTCGACGCCATCCAGACCGACGCCGCGATCAACCCGGGCAACTCGGGCGGCGCGCTGGTCAACATGAACGGCGAACTGGTCGGCATCAACTCGGCGATCGCCACCATGGGCGCCGACGCCGGCGCGGCGCAGGGCGGCTCGATCGGCCTCGGCTTCGCGATCCCGGTCGACCAGGCCAAGCGGATCGCCGACGAGTTGATCCAGACGGGCAGCGCGTCGCGGGCGTCGCTGGGCGTGCAGGTCGGCAACAACGCCGGTGGCGACGGAGCCAAGATCGTCGAAGTCACCCCGGGTGGCGCGGCGTCCTCGGCCGGACTGCCCGCCGGTTCCGTGGTGACCAAACTCGACGACCGGGTCATCGACAGTGCCGACGCGCTCGTCGCCGCCGTGCGTTCCAAGGCGCCCGGGGACAAGGTGACGCTGACCTTCCTGGACCAGGGCGGCAAGCCGCAGACCGTCGACGTCACGCTCGGCAAGGCCGCCCAGTGAGCGTCGCATCCGGCCGTCGGCGACCGACCCTGCTGGTGGCTGCGCCGATGTCCGGGCCGGGTTATACGGTTAGCCCCATGGAACAGCCCCACACGTTGGTCGGCCGCGCACTGGTCGTGGTCGTGGACGACCGCACCGCCCACGGGGACGAAGAAGATCACAGCGGACCGCTGGTCAGTGAACTGCTCGGAGAGGCCGGCTTCGTCGTCGACGGCGTGATCGTGGTGTCCTCCGACGAGGTCGAGATCCGCAATGCGCTCAACACCGCGGTCATCGGCGGTGTCGACCTGGTGGTGTCGGTCGGCGGCACCGGTGTCACGCCGCGCGACGTCACCCCGGAAGCGACCCGCGACCTGCTCGACCGCGAACTGCTCGGCATCGCCGAGGCGGTCCGCGCCTCGGGGCTCGCGGCAGGCACCGCCGACGCCGGACTCTCCCGCGGGCTCGCCGGCGTGTCAGGTAGCACGCTCGTGGTGAACCTGGCGGGTTCGCGCGCCGCGGTCCGCGACGGGATGGCCACCCTCGGGCCTCTGGCGGCGCACATCATCGCGCAGCTATCCAGTTTGGAGATCTAAGCGCCGTGGACTGGCAGCGGCTGGTCCCGACGCGGGTCGACAGGGCGTCCCTGCCGGCCCGCGTCGGCGTGTCGTCCCATCCCTCGCGACCTGCACGGTTACGGGAAGGTGAACGGCCGTCCCAACCCGACTGTGATCTTCGTCACACAGGAATGGGTCGATGAGCCAACCGACCCCCCCATCGCGGGATGCAGTTAACAAGATCTTCGGGAATCCCTTGCCCGAGACCCCGATTGACGAACGGGATCCGCAATCGCCGGACGACGAAATCGATCGCGATCGCTGGCTGCGTGACAACGTTCCGCCGCATCACGGCTGACCTGTAGGTTCGTCACAGCCCCATTTCAGGAAACTGCTGTAACAGCGGCCCCATCAGACGCGAACACCATGATGCGGGGTCAAGATCAGCGACGGTTTCCATCGGCCCATCCCCGTCGTCGCGAGGAGGGGGTGCGGAACCTGCGGGGAATCGTCAGCAAACGTCGCGCGCGTTGTGCCCTCCATGACACCACCGGGGCGTACGCGTTGCCGGTCGGATGCCTCCTCGTTATGTTCCTCGTGTCATCGAGATGAGTGATTCGTAAGAGCGACATGTGGACTTTTTAATTCCACTCACATGAAGTTCTCGCGAGGTGTGTGGTGTAGCAGTACGGCCAGGCACGAACACCGGAGCCCCGACGCGGGGAACCGTTCTACGGAGCAAGGGAGAACATGAAGGCAATCAGTCGGGTGCTGATCGCGATGGTCGCGGCCATCGCGGCGATGTTCGTGAGCACTGGCACCTCTCACGCAGGGCTGGACAATGAGCTGAGCCTGGTCGACGGCCAGGGTCGGACGCTGACGATCCAGCAGTGGGACACGTTCCTCAACGGCGTGTTCCCGCTCGACCGCAACCGCCTGACCCGCGAGTGGTTCCACTCCGGCAAGGCGACCTACATCGTGGCCGGCGAGGGCGCCGACGACTTCGAGGGCACGCTGGAGCTGGGTTACCAGATCGGCTTCCCGTGGTCGCTGGGCGTCGGCATCAACTTCAGCTATACCACCCCGAACATCGCGTTCGACGCCCAGGACTTCGTGAGCCCCGGCGCCATCGACCTGTTCCCCGGTATCTCCACTCCGCCGCTGTTCCCCGGCGTGTCGATCTCGGCTGACCTGGGCAATGGCCCCGGCATCCAGGAGGTCGCCACCTTCACCGTGGACGTCGCCGGCCCCGGCGGTTCGGTGGCGGTGTCCAACGCCCACGGCACGGTGACCGGCGCTGCCGGTGGTGTGTTGCTGCGTCCGTTCGCACGGCTCATCTCGTCCTCGGGCGACAGCGTCACCACCTACGGCGAACCCTGGAACATGAACTGACCTTTTGGTTTCGCCCCGGAAGTCAGGCGAAGTGCCGGTCGAGGAGACCGGCACTTCGTCTACTCAACCCACTCGTCTAAGGATGGACATGAAAGCAATCTCTCGGGTACTCGTCGCGATGGTCGCGGCCATCGCAGCGTTGTTCGTGAGCACGGGCACCTCTCACGCGGGGCTGGACAATGAGCTGAGCCTGGTCGACGGCCAGGGTCGGACGCTGACGATCCAGCAGTGGGACACCTTCCTCAACGGTGTGTTCCCGCTCGACCGCAACCGCCTGACCCGCGAGTGGTTCCACTCCGGCAAGGCCATGTACAACGTGGCCGGCGAGGGCGCCGACGACTTCGAGGGCACGCTGGAGTTGGGCTACCAGATCGGCTTCCCGTGGTCGTTGGGCGTGGGTATCAATTTCAGCTACACCACCCCGAACATCGCGTTCGACGGCCAGGACTTCGTGAGCCCCGGCGTGGTCGACCTGTTCCCCGGTATCTCCACGCCGCCGCTGTTCCCCGGTGTGTCGATCTCGGCTGACCTGGGCAATGGCCCGGGCATCCAGGAGGTCGCCACCTTCACCGTTGACGTCGCCGGCCCGAGCGGCGCCGTGGCGGTGTCCAACGCGCACGGGACGGTGACCGGCGCTGCCGGTGGTGTGCTGCTCCGTCCGTTCGCACGGCTCATCTCGTCCTCGGGTGACAGCGTCACCACCTACGGCGAACCGTGGAACATGAACTGACGCAACCTTCTCGACACGGGAGCGGCCTCTGACTTCGGTCAGGGGCCGTTTCTCGTTCTCCACCTCCCTTCGACGCCCAGGAGAACAGGATCGTTCCCGTTCCTGTGGCCAGCCTGTCAATCGGATACGAAAGTGCTTGCGAGGCAGGCGGTCCGTCGTGGCGCTGCTTATGTTTCTTCTGTCAACGATGAGCGAATCGTAAGAACGGCATGTGGAGTCCTTCATCTTTCTCCCGTGCGGCGCTTACGAGGTGTGGTGACAGGACGCCAGGC contains:
- the rpmF gene encoding 50S ribosomal protein L32; this translates as MAVPKRRMSRANTRSRRAQWKAEATGLVGVTVAGQAHKVPRRLLKAARLGLIDLDRR
- a CDS encoding S1C family serine protease codes for the protein MTNDPRYSPAPQPGHQPGMQGQVPHGQVGPQRSGSYEQQGAWDWRYATEQQRQAYRSPYDPYPGAPMPGQYPRPGMPPVAPQPRKRSRATGLAVGAVAIAIVSAGVGGGVATLVHPDHRLGGISASGAAPSVPAASVPNGSVEQVAAKVVPSVVKLEVNEGRQSEEGSGVILSTDGLILTNNHVVAAAAGTTGGPAGPETKVTFSDGKTAPFDIIGTDPGSDIAVVRAKNVSGLTPIAIGSSANLRVGQDVVAVGSPLGLEGTVTTGIISALNRPVAAGGDAQNQNTVLDAIQTDAAINPGNSGGALVNMNGELVGINSAIATMGADAGAAQGGSIGLGFAIPVDQAKRIADELIQTGSASRASLGVQVGNNAGGDGAKIVEVTPGGAASSAGLPAGSVVTKLDDRVIDSADALVAAVRSKAPGDKVTLTFLDQGGKPQTVDVTLGKAAQ
- a CDS encoding response regulator transcription factor is translated as MRILVVDDDRAVRESLRRSLSFNGYSVELAQDGREALDRIASDRPDAVVLDVMMPRLDGLEVCRQLRSTGDDLPILVLTARDSVSERVAGLDAGADDYLPKPFALEELLARMRALLRRTSPEDAGESAAMTFADLSLDPVTREVTRGDRPISLTRTEFALLEMLIANPRRVLTRSRILEEVWGFDFPTSGNALEVYVGYLRRKTEAEGEPRLIHTVRGVGYVLRETPP
- a CDS encoding HAMP domain-containing sensor histidine kinase, producing MQPHPDAAWPGQPPPGLHPTGSSVSLRWRVMLLAMSMVLMAVILMGVAVYAVVSRALYDDIDTQLMKRAQLLMDSGALQIDPGKAVEGTAYSDMNAMLVIPGRAGYQTPNRIPIGAPEKDVIAGNLAMSRRTVSHQRVLALHFTDGSSLLLSKSLDPTGEVLKRTSNVLLVVGGIGVAIAAIAGGMVASAGLRPVGRLTQAAERVARTDDLRPIPVVGHDELARLTEAFNMMLRALAESRERQARLVTDAGHELRTPLTSLRTNVELLMASMKPGAPRIPEGEMADLQTDVMGQIEELSTLVGDLVDLTREDAGRVVHETVEFADVIDRSLERVRRRRNDIEFDVAITPWQVYGDAAGLGRAVLNLLDNAAKWSPAGGRVGVRLSQVDNGHAALVVSDMGPGIPPHERDLVFERFYRSDAARAMPGSGLGLAIVAQVISKHGGTLTVTDTVPGGQPPGTSMHVVLPGRPSVPPPDATRGDRSPR
- a CDS encoding MspA family porin, whose amino-acid sequence is MKAISRVLVAMVAAIAALFVSTGTSHAGLDNELSLVDGQGRTLTIQQWDTFLNGVFPLDRNRLTREWFHSGKAMYNVAGEGADDFEGTLELGYQIGFPWSLGVGINFSYTTPNIAFDGQDFVSPGVVDLFPGISTPPLFPGVSISADLGNGPGIQEVATFTVDVAGPSGAVAVSNAHGTVTGAAGGVLLRPFARLISSSGDSVTTYGEPWNMN
- a CDS encoding MogA/MoaB family molybdenum cofactor biosynthesis protein — its product is MLVAAPMSGPGYTVSPMEQPHTLVGRALVVVVDDRTAHGDEEDHSGPLVSELLGEAGFVVDGVIVVSSDEVEIRNALNTAVIGGVDLVVSVGGTGVTPRDVTPEATRDLLDRELLGIAEAVRASGLAAGTADAGLSRGLAGVSGSTLVVNLAGSRAAVRDGMATLGPLAAHIIAQLSSLEI
- a CDS encoding MspA family porin, translated to MKAISRVLIAMVAAIAAMFVSTGTSHAGLDNELSLVDGQGRTLTIQQWDTFLNGVFPLDRNRLTREWFHSGKATYIVAGEGADDFEGTLELGYQIGFPWSLGVGINFSYTTPNIAFDAQDFVSPGAIDLFPGISTPPLFPGVSISADLGNGPGIQEVATFTVDVAGPGGSVAVSNAHGTVTGAAGGVLLRPFARLISSSGDSVTTYGEPWNMN